The Centropristis striata isolate RG_2023a ecotype Rhode Island chromosome 1, C.striata_1.0, whole genome shotgun sequence nucleotide sequence ttttttgccttttaatttttaaaacaatttttaggaCATTTAGTAAAAAACAATCTTTTGAATCAGCTGGAAAGTTCAATATGCTGTAATatatttctttttggtcattatgtttttattttttcatttttcaatgttttaccttaaactttaatatttattaattcattacattttttgtctgtatttttgaAAAGATTTTAGAAAGATTTTTAGGACATTaagtaagaaaaaacaaaacaaggatcAGCTGGAAAAGTCCTTGTCACAAAGCTATACcagctgtttttctgacttttacaGACACTGTGATTTTCACAGGACAGCCAATTAATTTATAGAagatttttaagtcattttgttcatttttttataattttttgagGTCTTTCATTAACTATGTATTTTTCAGAAGAAGTTTAAATCCAGTACTTACGCTTTTTCAAGGTTTTTCTCGGTCttgaatttcattttatatatttaagattttatttttaggcccatatgtttttattgcatttttatttgtttgtctgtcaatAATATGTCCTGTTTTTATCTGTCAGGTGACACGTTCAGTTCGCCACCATGTCGTCCAAAAAGAAGCAGGACGGCGATGAGCGCTTCTCCCGGGTGCAGAAGGACCCCAGGTTCTGGGAGATGCCGGAGAAGGAACACAAAATCAAGATCGACAAGCGTTTCCAGTCTATGTTTCACGACAAGCGATTCAAGGTGAAATACACGGTGGACAAACGAGGCCGGCCCATCCACCAAACCTCCACAGAGGACCTGAAGCGCTTCTACAAAGTCTCCGACTCAGAGGACTCAGAGGACTCAGACGAGGATGGAAAGagcaagaagaaaaataaaaaagtgaaggAGAAGAAGCTGGTGAAGGCTGGAGGAGAGGTGAAGAAGGGAAAAGACGTGCAGAGCAGAGATGGTAAAGATAAAGGAGAGCAGCTTGAACGAGGAGTCAGAGTCATTGAAGAGGGTGCGTGATGTTCCTCATTGTTCTCATGGTTCTTATGTATCCCATGTTTCTCATGTTCCTAAAGTTCCGCGTGTTTCTCATGGTTCTCATGTTCCTCATGTTTCTCCCGTTCCACATGTTTCTTGTGTTCCTAAAGTTCCTCCTGTTTCTCCTGTTCCTAATGTCTCATCTTTCTCGTGTTCTTCGTGTTTCTTGTGTTCCTAAAGTTCCTCGTGTGTCTCATGTTTCTCATGTTCCTCATGGTTCTCATTTGCTTCATGTTTCTCATGTTCCTCATGTTCCTCACATTCCtcactttttattattgtcctcagatgatgaagatgatgatgagcagCAAACTGCAGAGGCGGATGTTGACCTGCGAGACAGTGTTACAGACggcagtgaggaggaggatgatgatgaagatgatgatgatgatgatgaagatgaagatgtgGAGGAGGGGAGTGATGTGGGAAGTGGATCGGATGAGTCCGGTCTAGATTCGGACGAGGACAGTGACAGCGGGCCGGATCTGGCCAGAGGGAAGGGAAACATCGAGACGAGCTCGGATGAAGACAGCGATGACGACGTGGACCGGATCctgaagaaagaggaagaggagatcgAACACGCCTGGGGAGAGCTCGCCAAAGACGCTCAGCGAAGCGACGAGGTGAGGCGGTGTCTGgtgtgaaggaggaggaggaggttctgCTCAGCTGACCATGAAACCCTGTTAACATGCTGTTTTCTGAACGTTTTGTGCTTCAGGTTTCTGCCCGACTCGCCGTCTGCAACATGGACTGGGACCGGATGAAAGCCAAAGACCTGCTGGCTCTGTTCAACTCCTTCGTGCCCAAAGGAGGAGCTGTGCTGTCCGTCAAGGTTAGGATTGATTGAGAAgttaatttcaaataaaataagaaaaaaatactaataaattaCATGGGAAAAATGTAGTATACACATTCAAAAAGGAGTGGGAAAAAGTACAATTTATTTAGTCCCATGCCATTTCATTAAAAGTAATAGTTAACGATTTATTTATCTTCCTTAGCAATTACTTAGACTCAGTGTGTTAGTGTTAATATATTAACACTAATCTTTATCTACCAATAAATTGTAAATTAATTGCAAACATATTTCTCCTACATGTCTAAATACTTATCTCATGGTTTCccttgttcccacttctagctatgattgtgctgattccacagagctgcaggacttatagatttatatagattttatatgttgcagtgaaacacaaagacacagtgagcagaatgtaaaaagagaaaaaaaaaaatgcctgaaacggcttgttgggggattaaagggttaaaaagccATATTGTGATCATATAAAACTCCATATCACAGATTCTGAACCACATATGACGGCATGTGTCCTCAAAAACCTGATTCAGATAAGAAAatctccccccaaaaaactttTAACAGAGGGGGAAAAAGGAAGAAATCTCAGAAAGAGCAACAGAAGAAGTATCCCCCCTTTCCAGATTATAAACATGAGTTTGTTTAtagattataaatataaattaagaaTATGGATCCATTTAACCCCCTCTCCACCATGGAAGCCTGTTCTTTATAATAATgatctttataataataatgaataataataatgattaataatCAGACAAATGCATCCACTCTGCATCTTGTTTTCAGCTGTCAAGTCTGTTCAAAGTGTCTGCGTTAGTATGGACAGGGTTTACATTAGGGCATGTGAAGTGCAAACTGGTGAATGTTGTCTGTTAGAGAGATAAACAGCAGTGCATGCTGGGTATTGTTGTAGATCTACCCGTCAGAGTTTGGGAAGGAGAGGCTGCAGGTGGAGGAGACTCAGGGCCCTCCGGAGCTGAGAGCTCTGCCCGACGACTCGGAGGAcgacacagaggaggagaagtaAGTAACTAACATCAACATACTTGCCCCTTGTGGAAACAAGCCAcgcattttacatgtttttatgttttaagatCACCACATCTGGGCATTCCCGGTGGTACACCTGATAGAGTGCGTACCATAGAGACATTGTCCTTGCAAGTGGGCGGACCGAGTTcaaatccgactcggagccctttccccgcatgtctcccccttcaccctgtctctatcaataaagcccaaaagtggccaaaaatatctttgaaaaaaaaaatccccacatCCCAGGTTCCTTACATCGCTCTGATGTTGGAGTCAGTGTTTTTGCGAACCTCTAAGTACAGCATCCTTCCTCAGGGTTAATGTTGAACATTTGTTGTAGGCTCCAGATATGTGATTGAAAAACGGTGCCATAGGTATCCGCAAGTCTTCTCTTACAGACATACCctctttatgctgataacatgcagtttgaggaaaaacacattttctctggcattatttttgaatgtgatatggaattagaccatatcacatatatcaatatagtttaaaaaaatgtatttctttatatataagtGCTGCCCTTAGGTTTGTCATATGtagttattttctcatataaatatatttatttcagaaaaagattggcctaatttatttcataggctatttttatttaagatatttttatttaaatgtgcactttatggagctttgattttttttaaaaaggtactcctgttttacagtatttatgttcactcaaacggtttcaataaaaactacttgtgacatgtcatatttggctttgacttgacttttgactcactttgcgataagaatattgtgatatatattgtatatcgatattcagcgtaaatatatcgggatatgacttttggtccacatcacccagccctatttgtgtgtaaatatttgtgcatcctggggccccttaacagtctgtgagctgcataaatcgggtctgactggaaagctgagactcttgtggattcaatgagcccaatgttcttcatgtgtgatgatgttagtgagtgaaacttgagctcagtgtataaaatgagctgctgtgacctctaggataatcacagcctcatgaaactttacaaccaacaaactagagacctagagcattcagaggatggatgacacactagattcacaataaagGGGGTTTCTTAGCAGGcaacacaagtgctgccatACCATCACAGAAAAttgcaattcttgcagaaatgttttcttaatgTTGGATTCTAGAGGATTTCTGATCATTTGTATTCATTCTCccacatattaaaaaaatgcctaaTTCAGCAGCatatgtgtgtaacaaatggtatcaacacaAAAATTGATGCAACAATACATCAATATTCTAAACCCTTACATAAAGGTTcaataaattaatcaaatgGGCTTGTTCTTCCTCTGGATCTGATGATGTGTGTTTCCTCTCAGAGGTTACAGAGAGAAGATGCGTGACTACCAGTTCAAGAGGCTGAAGTATTTCTACGCTGTGGCGGAGTGCGACTCGGCCGACACCGCTGCTAAAATCTACCAGGAGTGTGACGGCTATGAGTACGAGAGCAGCTGCTCCGTCCTGGACCTCCGGTGAGAGAAGACAGAATCAATTCTGATTTACTGAAGCCGATCTAGAAAAGTGAAAATTGGTGGGAATGCTGGAggtatatttttctacattgcTCTTAAGCTGTTTCCGGGGACCTCTGTCTCCAACTACTACTTTTGTGTTTCCTAAAAAGTTCTTctcaaccatgactcagcacttttagacAACTGCCTACATTTACATCAATTTGTATTTCTGATTGATGCATTGCTCTTAAGCTATTTTCAGAACTTGACTCAGCAGTTTTATATAGCCGACTAAATTTCCATAATATTTTTCCAGTTTCTGATTGATGCATTGCTCTTAAGCTGTTTCCAGGACCTCTGTCTCGACATACTACTATTTTTGTTTAACTGCCAGTCCTCttcaaccatgactcagcacttttagacAGCTGGCTCAATTTCCATCACTTCTTCTTTGCTTCTGATTGAAGCATTGCTCTAAAGCTGTTTACGGGACctctgtctctacatactaCCATTGTGTTTTATCACTAGTTCTCCTCAACCATGACTAGGGAACctacatttacattattttctctccatttctgaCTGATGGATTGCTCTCAAGCTGTTTTGGAGACCTCCATCTCCACATACTACTATTGTGTTTAATCAGTTCTGCCCCACCATGATTTAGTAGCACCTTTCCTACGACTTTATCTTACCCCTTTAAGCCACCATTGTAGTGTTGTGTCAGCTGTTCAATGACATTCCAATCAATTCCTTTTTGACAGATTTATTCCTGATGAAGTTCAGTTCGATGAGGAGCCAAAAGACGCAGCGACAGATGTGAACCTGACGACCTACACGCCCAAACTGTTCACCTCATCTGCCAACGCAACATCAAAGGTTAAAAGACTCAgttactatataaataaaatacagacagTAAAAGTCAGAAGAAGCTCTTTACAGCATGATTTTTGTAATTGTAACATCTtaaaaaactctaaaaaaaactTGCTTGTTTTGTCAGGTGGTATTTTTATAATAGGAAtatttgtatgttgttgttttttctttgtttgctaGTTAGGGATATTGGTTTTAAATAAGGTTAGTGGTACT carries:
- the esf1 gene encoding ESF1 homolog yields the protein MSSKKKQDGDERFSRVQKDPRFWEMPEKEHKIKIDKRFQSMFHDKRFKVKYTVDKRGRPIHQTSTEDLKRFYKVSDSEDSEDSDEDGKSKKKNKKVKEKKLVKAGGEVKKGKDVQSRDGKDKGEQLERGVRVIEEDDEDDDEQQTAEADVDLRDSVTDGSEEEDDDEDDDDDDEDEDVEEGSDVGSGSDESGLDSDEDSDSGPDLARGKGNIETSSDEDSDDDVDRILKKEEEEIEHAWGELAKDAQRSDEVSARLAVCNMDWDRMKAKDLLALFNSFVPKGGAVLSVKIYPSEFGKERLQVEETQGPPELRALPDDSEDDTEEEKGYREKMRDYQFKRLKYFYAVAECDSADTAAKIYQECDGYEYESSCSVLDLRFIPDEVQFDEEPKDAATDVNLTTYTPKLFTSSANATSKVQLTWDETDNERVTALNRKFNKDELLAMDFNAYLASSSEEEEEEEEEEEGGIEFGDDDTAAEDKQTEESVVEMEKKPQKEKEKKKNSKEQISKYRELLKGIQDKEKKLQEDKDMEMEITWVPGLRETTEQLVQKKLEGKDTLTPWEEFLEKKKDRKKQKKSQRKEGEVDEDEFSDDELPADVDLSDPFFAEELSATDKKKKQKGKKKKKQEEEERTAEEEEELEKQKAEMALLMEDDDDKHKHFNYDKIVEQQNLSKKKRKKLLKKGEAPMEGDDFQVDVKDPRFQAMFTSHLFNLDPSHPNYKKTKATQSILAEKQRRRAEDTLGPQKVPPTPGEDGGGGKKRENDSGTPAAGGSLKKPLDPSLSSLIKSIKSKTEQFQARKKQKFM